A genomic region of Sulfobacillus acidophilus DSM 10332 contains the following coding sequences:
- a CDS encoding polysaccharide deacetylase (PFAM: Polysaccharide deacetylase~COGs: COG0726 xylanase/chitin deacetylase~InterPro IPR002509~KEGG: opr:Ocepr_2092 polysaccharide deacetylase~PFAM: Polysaccharide deacetylase~SPTR: Polysaccharide deacetylase), which produces MGWEIVLAGVVGLGFLGWVLPDVVFHHLQWGAFFARTDVPEMALTFDDGPGPDTPGILDALAESGTHATFFVVAEEARRRPELVKRMVMEGHEVGLHARRHRSSYLMMPWTAYREMTEGLRIVESITGRPVRWVRPPWGHVNWGTWQAIRRRHLTPVFWTVAPDDWKPEHSAEYISRYVVQLIHPGAVVVLHDAGGDRGRTRTALKPMVDGIRRMGLTPVTLSRMTPDPSYLRRVWTWWEIRFTRRWDIDSVPNQAGGVPVLRLGKIRYRGPRVTMDGMTLKSGDPMGEIHFGNPALSRLSGEATSGLKAFHAVLQSLRDLAEFVQTQPKYRDVVVVGGVTLLDAASAIEKAGFIRVPVRGWAKWSLWVYLTVLMAIYHRDGWKNLRRFPRLRPVMVLMSRTTLLTRYGGPRRPRTSRDLKPG; this is translated from the coding sequence ATGGGATGGGAAATCGTGTTGGCCGGTGTGGTGGGGCTGGGGTTCTTGGGTTGGGTCCTCCCGGATGTGGTGTTTCATCATTTGCAATGGGGGGCTTTTTTTGCGCGCACGGACGTGCCCGAGATGGCGCTCACCTTTGACGACGGGCCGGGACCGGACACCCCCGGCATCTTAGACGCGTTGGCGGAGTCCGGGACTCATGCCACCTTTTTTGTCGTCGCGGAAGAGGCTCGTCGGCGGCCGGAACTGGTAAAACGGATGGTCATGGAGGGCCACGAGGTCGGCCTTCATGCTCGACGCCATCGGTCCAGTTATTTAATGATGCCCTGGACGGCTTATCGGGAGATGACCGAGGGGCTTCGAATCGTCGAATCGATCACCGGCCGGCCGGTTCGTTGGGTACGGCCTCCCTGGGGACATGTCAATTGGGGTACGTGGCAGGCCATACGTCGCCGACATCTGACCCCCGTTTTTTGGACCGTCGCTCCCGATGACTGGAAGCCCGAACATAGCGCCGAATATATCAGTCGATATGTGGTCCAACTGATCCATCCGGGGGCGGTAGTGGTGTTACATGATGCCGGCGGTGATCGCGGCCGAACCCGCACGGCGCTGAAACCCATGGTCGACGGGATTCGCCGGATGGGATTGACCCCCGTGACGCTGTCGCGCATGACGCCTGACCCGTCCTATTTGCGGCGGGTCTGGACCTGGTGGGAAATTCGCTTTACCCGCCGGTGGGATATCGATTCGGTGCCCAATCAAGCGGGCGGGGTTCCGGTTTTGCGGCTGGGTAAAATTCGCTATCGAGGGCCGCGGGTGACGATGGACGGGATGACGTTAAAGTCGGGGGATCCCATGGGGGAAATTCATTTCGGCAATCCCGCCCTATCGCGCTTAAGCGGGGAAGCCACCAGCGGGCTCAAGGCGTTTCACGCCGTGCTCCAGAGTTTGCGAGATTTGGCGGAATTCGTGCAAACGCAGCCGAAGTACCGGGATGTGGTGGTCGTCGGCGGGGTGACGTTATTGGATGCGGCGTCCGCAATTGAGAAAGCCGGGTTTATCCGGGTCCCGGTTCGGGGGTGGGCGAAATGGTCCCTGTGGGTGTATCTCACGGTGCTCATGGCTATTTATCACCGTGACGGATGGAAAAATCTTCGTCGGTTTCCTCGCCTTCGCCCGGTGATGGTGCTGATGTCCCGTACGACGTTGCTGACGCGTTACGGCGGCCCGCGGCGGCCACGGACCAGCCGGGATTTAAAGCCTGGATAA
- a CDS encoding Carbon-monoxide dehydrogenase (acceptor) (PFAM: 2Fe-2S iron-sulfur cluster binding domain; [2Fe-2S] binding domain~COGs: COG2080 Aerobic-type carbon monoxide dehydrogenase small subunit CoxS/CutS homologs~InterPro IPR001041:IPR002888~KEGG: tmr:Tmar_1491 (2Fe-2S)-binding domain-containing protein~PFAM: [2Fe-2S]-binding; Ferredoxin~PRIAM: Carbon-monoxide dehydrogenase (acceptor)~SPTR: (2Fe-2S)-binding domain-containing protein) — translation MPETVVVRLTVNGRPVERTVEPRLLLAHFLRDELGLTGTHVGCDTSQCGVCTVLMDGMPVKSCTVLAVQADQSAVVTVEGLGEPGALHPVQKAFWEKHGLQCGFCTPGALMLSAGLLQEKRDWQASEVREALDGLICRCTGYENIVRAVLEAQAWLTAEMPSVAETAHGEG, via the coding sequence ATGCCGGAAACGGTTGTTGTACGTCTCACGGTCAATGGGCGCCCCGTCGAGCGGACGGTTGAACCCCGCCTGTTATTGGCGCATTTTTTGCGCGACGAACTCGGATTGACCGGCACGCATGTGGGCTGTGACACCTCCCAGTGTGGGGTGTGTACGGTTTTGATGGACGGCATGCCGGTTAAATCCTGCACCGTGTTGGCGGTACAAGCCGACCAATCTGCGGTGGTGACCGTGGAGGGGTTGGGCGAACCCGGCGCGTTACATCCGGTTCAGAAGGCGTTTTGGGAAAAACACGGTCTTCAATGCGGATTTTGCACACCGGGCGCGTTGATGCTGAGTGCCGGACTCTTACAAGAAAAGCGTGACTGGCAAGCCAGTGAGGTCCGGGAGGCTCTCGATGGGCTGATTTGTCGGTGTACCGGCTATGAAAACATTGTGCGAGCGGTACTGGAGGCCCAGGCTTGGTTGACGGCCGAGATGCCGTCGGTGGCCGAAACCGCTCACGGGGAGGGATAG